In one Desulfoferula mesophila genomic region, the following are encoded:
- the hisD gene encoding histidinol dehydrogenase, producing MRLNPEKIADLSPERLDSILRRSMQDVSEIYNSTKTILDDIRQRGDAVNVEHYLKLKGDLKAEHFLVTPQEIEDAYRQVPDEVVKHLKIAAKNIVTFHTAQLDRPQWQMEVMPGIIAGRKNTPLDSAGCYVPGRRAAYPSSVLMTILPAVVAGVKRVVVTTPPDEGLVANPYTLVACDIAGVKEVYKLGGPWAVGALAYGTDTITKVAKIVGPGNKYVTAAKMLVYGQVDIDSPAGPSEALLLADSTGRPEFLALDFLSQVEHDPDAAAVLVTDDPGLAQAVCDEIERLYPTMPRTEIMDQAMRYCAILVAEDMEAALEFTNTYAAEHLEIVTADPFLTLQKVRHAGSIFMGPWAPVPVGDYASGTNHVLPTGQAALSFSGLSVDDFIKKPTYQYLTKEGLASLGTTITTLAEAEGLPIHAMCIRKRLES from the coding sequence ATGCGCCTCAATCCAGAGAAGATCGCCGACCTGAGCCCGGAGCGTCTGGACAGCATCCTGCGCCGTTCCATGCAGGACGTTTCGGAAATTTACAACTCCACCAAGACCATCCTGGACGACATCCGCCAACGGGGCGACGCCGTCAACGTGGAGCACTACCTCAAACTCAAGGGCGATCTAAAGGCCGAGCATTTCCTGGTCACTCCTCAGGAGATCGAGGACGCCTATCGTCAGGTGCCCGACGAGGTGGTCAAGCACCTCAAGATCGCGGCCAAGAACATCGTCACCTTCCACACCGCCCAGTTGGACCGGCCCCAGTGGCAGATGGAAGTGATGCCCGGCATCATCGCCGGCCGCAAGAACACCCCCCTGGACTCGGCGGGTTGTTACGTGCCCGGCCGCCGGGCGGCCTACCCCTCCAGCGTGTTGATGACCATCCTGCCCGCCGTGGTGGCCGGGGTCAAACGCGTGGTGGTGACCACCCCGCCCGATGAAGGCCTGGTGGCCAACCCCTACACCCTGGTGGCCTGCGACATCGCCGGGGTCAAGGAGGTCTACAAGCTGGGCGGGCCCTGGGCCGTGGGCGCCCTGGCCTATGGCACCGACACCATCACCAAGGTGGCCAAAATCGTGGGACCGGGCAACAAGTACGTGACCGCGGCCAAGATGCTGGTCTACGGCCAGGTGGATATCGACTCCCCGGCCGGTCCCTCCGAGGCCCTGCTCTTGGCCGATTCCACCGGGCGGCCCGAGTTTTTGGCCCTGGACTTCCTAAGCCAGGTGGAGCACGACCCCGACGCGGCGGCGGTGCTGGTCACCGACGACCCCGGGCTGGCCCAGGCGGTGTGCGACGAGATCGAGCGCCTCTACCCCACCATGCCCCGCACCGAGATCATGGACCAGGCCATGCGCTACTGCGCGATTCTGGTGGCCGAGGACATGGAAGCGGCCCTGGAGTTCACCAACACCTACGCGGCCGAGCACCTGGAAATAGTCACCGCCGACCCCTTCCTGACCTTGCAGAAGGTGCGCCACGCGGGCAGCATCTTCATGGGTCCCTGGGCCCCGGTGCCGGTGGGCGACTACGCCAGCGGCACCAACCACGTATTGCCCACCGGCCAGGCGGCCCTGAGCTTCAGCGGCCTGAGCGTGGACGACTTCATCAAGAAGCCCACCTACCAGTACCTGACCAAAGAGGGTCTGGCCTCCCTGGGCACCACCATCACCACCCTGGCCGAGGCCGAGGGACTGCCCATCCACGCCATGTGCATCAGAAAGCGCCTGGAAAGCTAG
- the lptC gene encoding LPS export ABC transporter periplasmic protein LptC, whose amino-acid sequence MKRLRWIILAVLAAIVVGAGAAALLHQPTQLPVIKAGDAAPTDSDGRPRLRGLKYTHVENGVRKWSLKAEKARYEDKKGQVYLDQVEVEFYQEKGGPIYLSGDEGIYNQKTHTITLKGHVDGRTTDGNRLTTSVITYREKDKTADTDAEVTIQGKQYKVVGQGMLVLVEKNKVILKKKVRSTFTPQGDGPPPGVMVE is encoded by the coding sequence TTGAAGCGTCTTAGATGGATCATCCTGGCCGTGCTGGCGGCTATCGTGGTCGGCGCCGGCGCGGCGGCCTTGCTGCATCAGCCGACTCAGCTTCCCGTCATCAAGGCCGGCGACGCCGCGCCCACCGACAGCGACGGCCGTCCACGCCTCAGGGGTCTCAAATACACCCACGTGGAAAACGGCGTGCGCAAGTGGAGCCTCAAGGCCGAGAAGGCCCGCTATGAGGACAAAAAGGGCCAAGTCTACCTGGATCAGGTAGAGGTGGAGTTCTACCAGGAAAAAGGCGGCCCCATATACCTTTCCGGTGATGAGGGCATCTACAACCAGAAGACCCACACCATCACCCTGAAGGGTCACGTGGACGGGCGCACCACCGACGGAAACCGTCTGACGACCTCGGTGATCACTTATCGAGAAAAGGACAAAACCGCCGACACCGACGCCGAGGTGACCATCCAGGGCAAGCAGTACAAGGTGGTGGGCCAGGGCATGTTGGTCTTGGTGGAAAAAAACAAGGTGATCCTCAAAAAGAAGGTTCGTTCCACCTTCACCCCCCAGGGCGACGGCCCGCCGCCCGGGGTAATGGTGGAGTGA
- the lptA gene encoding lipopolysaccharide transport periplasmic protein LptA has translation MSRLPFFATVLILCLALAGFAGAATMPMASNDQPIHVVSDSLEVDNKAQVANFIGKVKAVQGDVKITCDKLSVYYDQDAKDQPKAKGAAGEGMLDGGGKVRKVVASGHVKVVQKDRIAVGRQATYWAGGRKMLLEGQATVWRGKNQISGEQITVFLDQDRAVVHGQPGKRVSVTITPNSLKTQEKKK, from the coding sequence ATGAGTCGACTGCCGTTTTTCGCCACAGTGTTGATCCTTTGTCTGGCTCTTGCCGGTTTCGCGGGGGCCGCCACCATGCCCATGGCCTCCAACGACCAGCCCATCCACGTGGTGTCCGACTCTTTGGAGGTGGACAACAAAGCCCAGGTCGCCAATTTCATCGGTAAGGTCAAGGCGGTGCAGGGCGACGTCAAGATCACCTGCGACAAGTTGAGCGTGTATTACGATCAGGACGCCAAGGACCAGCCCAAGGCCAAGGGCGCGGCCGGCGAAGGCATGCTGGACGGCGGCGGCAAGGTGCGCAAGGTGGTGGCCAGCGGCCACGTGAAGGTGGTGCAAAAGGACCGTATCGCCGTGGGACGCCAGGCCACCTACTGGGCCGGGGGCCGCAAGATGCTCCTGGAAGGCCAGGCCACCGTCTGGCGCGGCAAGAACCAGATCTCCGGCGAGCAGATCACCGTGTTCCTGGATCAGGACCGCGCCGTGGTGCACGGCCAGCCCGGCAAGCGGGTGTCGGTGACCATCACCCCCAATTCCTTGAAGACCCAAGAGAAGAAAAAGTAG
- the lptB gene encoding LPS export ABC transporter ATP-binding protein, which yields MVKIYGGRRVVDGVSLQVRDREIVGLLGPNGAGKTTSFYMTVGLIRPNEGRVLLDDKDITELPMYQRARLGISYLPQESSIFRKLTVEENVRGILETLDISEAEEEARLERLLGDLGVAHLRRNRAFSLSGGERRRVEITRLLVTDPCFILLDEPFAGIDPLAVADLQNIIRQLKDRGIGILISDHNVRETLGVCDRAYIVSSGNLIEEGTPEDIACSEVARRIYLGEQFKL from the coding sequence ATGGTCAAGATCTACGGCGGACGCCGGGTGGTGGACGGCGTATCCCTGCAGGTGCGCGACCGCGAGATCGTGGGGCTCTTGGGCCCCAACGGCGCGGGAAAGACCACCTCGTTCTACATGACCGTGGGCCTCATCCGGCCCAACGAGGGGCGGGTGCTCCTGGACGACAAGGACATCACCGAGTTGCCCATGTACCAGCGCGCCCGTCTAGGTATAAGCTACCTTCCCCAGGAGTCGAGCATCTTCCGCAAGCTGACCGTGGAAGAAAACGTGCGGGGCATCCTGGAGACTCTGGACATCAGCGAGGCCGAGGAAGAAGCGCGCCTGGAGCGCCTGTTGGGCGATCTGGGCGTAGCCCATCTCAGGCGCAACCGGGCCTTCAGCCTTTCGGGCGGCGAACGGCGCCGGGTGGAGATCACCCGCCTGTTGGTAACCGATCCTTGCTTCATTTTGTTGGACGAGCCTTTTGCGGGCATCGATCCCCTGGCGGTGGCTGATCTGCAAAACATCATCCGTCAACTCAAGGACCGGGGTATCGGCATACTCATCAGCGACCACAACGTGCGCGAGACCTTGGGCGTGTGCGACCGGGCCTACATCGTCAGTTCCGGCAACTTGATCGAAGAAGGCACCCCCGAAGACATCGCCTGCAGCGAAGTGGCGCGACGCATTTACCTGGGAGAGCAGTTCAAGCTGTAA
- the rpoN gene encoding RNA polymerase factor sigma-54: protein MALEIKQSLKLSQQLVMTPQLQQAIKLLQLNRLELAETINQELLENPLLEITEETTQDVEQAELDAGAEPESDLALRSDGQESEGSGEGDDSGSSEAAAEVPSEREVEVDGQVNEEFDWENYLGEYSSGGTGYESIVREDKDAPAYENMISSPPSLREHLLEQLSMTGLGPEELRVGEVIIESLDADGYLPLGVEELAQVSGTDAETAERTLVVIQGFDPTGVAARDLRECLLIQARELYPDDEVLLAIISDHLQDLERRRYQAIVKKLKIDMDRVAQALEAIRCLDPRPGQALNNEQAQYITPDIYVYKVDGEFVIMLNEDGLPKLRVNNFYRESLALGGDAEAKEYVRGKLRSALWLIRSIHQRQRTIYKVTESIIKFQREFFDKGITRLKPLVLRDVAEDVGMHESTISRVTTNKYMHTPQGVFELKFFFNSGINRFQGQAMASEAVKDRIRRVIAEEDSAKPLSDQAIAEILEREDIDIARRTVAKYREMLGILPSSRRRQVLKAAGKAKG, encoded by the coding sequence ATGGCTCTGGAGATCAAACAAAGTCTGAAACTCAGCCAGCAACTGGTGATGACTCCCCAGTTGCAGCAGGCCATCAAACTGTTGCAGCTCAACCGCCTGGAGTTGGCCGAGACCATCAACCAGGAGCTCCTGGAAAATCCCCTGCTGGAGATAACCGAAGAAACCACCCAGGACGTGGAGCAGGCCGAGCTGGACGCCGGGGCCGAGCCCGAGAGCGACCTGGCCCTGCGCTCCGACGGCCAGGAAAGCGAGGGGTCCGGCGAGGGAGATGATTCAGGCTCATCCGAGGCCGCCGCCGAAGTCCCCTCCGAGCGCGAGGTGGAGGTGGACGGCCAGGTCAACGAGGAGTTCGACTGGGAGAACTACCTGGGCGAGTATTCCTCTGGCGGCACCGGCTACGAGAGCATCGTGCGCGAGGACAAGGACGCCCCCGCCTACGAAAACATGATCTCCAGCCCCCCTTCCCTGCGCGAGCATCTCCTGGAACAGCTGAGCATGACCGGGCTGGGGCCCGAGGAGCTGCGGGTGGGCGAGGTCATCATCGAGTCCCTGGACGCGGACGGCTACCTGCCCCTGGGGGTGGAGGAACTGGCCCAGGTGTCGGGCACCGACGCGGAGACCGCCGAGCGCACCCTGGTGGTGATCCAGGGCTTCGATCCCACCGGAGTGGCCGCCCGGGACCTGCGCGAGTGCCTGCTAATCCAGGCCCGGGAGCTGTACCCGGACGACGAGGTGCTCCTGGCCATCATCTCCGACCACCTGCAGGACCTGGAGCGCCGCCGCTATCAGGCCATCGTCAAGAAGCTCAAGATCGACATGGACCGGGTGGCCCAGGCCCTGGAGGCCATCCGCTGCCTGGACCCCCGCCCCGGCCAGGCCCTGAACAACGAGCAGGCCCAGTACATCACCCCGGACATCTATGTCTACAAGGTGGACGGGGAGTTCGTGATCATGCTCAACGAGGACGGCCTGCCCAAGCTGAGGGTCAACAACTTCTACCGCGAGTCCCTGGCCCTGGGCGGCGACGCCGAGGCCAAGGAATACGTGCGGGGCAAGCTCAGAAGCGCCCTGTGGCTCATCCGCTCCATCCACCAACGCCAGCGCACCATCTACAAGGTCACCGAGTCCATCATCAAGTTCCAGCGGGAATTTTTTGATAAGGGCATCACCAGGCTCAAGCCCCTGGTGCTCAGGGACGTGGCCGAGGACGTGGGCATGCACGAGTCCACCATCAGCCGGGTGACCACCAACAAGTACATGCACACCCCCCAGGGAGTGTTCGAGCTGAAGTTTTTCTTCAACAGCGGAATAAACCGCTTCCAGGGCCAGGCCATGGCCTCCGAGGCGGTAAAGGATCGCATCCGGCGCGTCATTGCCGAGGAAGACTCTGCCAAACCTTTGTCCGATCAGGCCATCGCCGAAATCTTGGAGCGAGAAGACATCGACATTGCTCGACGAACAGTGGCAAAGTATAGAGAGATGCTTGGCATCCTGCCCTCAAGCCGACGGCGGCAGGTACTCAAGGCCGCGGGCAAGGCCAAGGGGTAA
- the hpf gene encoding ribosome hibernation-promoting factor, HPF/YfiA family, translated as MQIQVTFRHVEASEAVKEYAREKVGKLQKYLDGPMEAGVTLSVEKHRHQAEVNIIASGLKIHGSETTGDLYSAIDLVMDKLEKQIRRYRDKLKDISRRARKEIQEQPFKVDIFEAQSLPEKTPHVIMSQSLTAKPMDADEAAMQLDLSEDDFLVFINERTNSLNVIYRRADGNFGLIEPQ; from the coding sequence ATGCAAATCCAGGTGACCTTCCGTCATGTTGAGGCGTCCGAGGCAGTGAAGGAATACGCGCGGGAAAAGGTCGGCAAATTACAAAAGTACCTGGATGGCCCCATGGAGGCCGGTGTGACCCTGAGCGTGGAAAAGCACCGTCACCAGGCCGAGGTGAACATCATCGCCTCTGGCTTGAAAATCCACGGCAGCGAGACCACGGGCGATCTTTACTCGGCCATAGACCTGGTCATGGACAAGCTGGAAAAGCAGATCCGGCGCTACCGCGACAAGCTCAAGGACATCAGCCGCCGGGCGCGCAAGGAGATTCAAGAGCAGCCGTTCAAGGTGGACATCTTCGAGGCGCAGAGTCTGCCCGAGAAGACTCCCCACGTGATCATGAGCCAGAGCCTAACCGCCAAGCCCATGGACGCCGACGAAGCCGCCATGCAATTGGACCTTTCCGAGGACGACTTTTTGGTGTTCATCAACGAGCGCACTAACTCGCTCAACGTAATCTATCGCCGCGCCGACGGAAACTTCGGCCTGATCGAGCCGCAGTAA
- a CDS encoding PTS sugar transporter subunit IIA, with translation MKLTDILTADQVVADLSGRGKRAVMEELCRPLVAGHPQLEIGKLMEVLVEREKLGSTGIGDGIAIPHGKMVGLDTLLLSFGRSRAGVDFDSLDGKPAHLFFLVVAPDNSAGTHLKALARISRLLKSNAVRQQLMEASDAREIYEIIESQDEEF, from the coding sequence ATGAAGCTTACCGACATACTTACCGCCGACCAGGTCGTGGCGGACTTGAGCGGCCGCGGCAAACGCGCGGTCATGGAAGAGTTGTGCCGCCCCCTGGTGGCCGGTCACCCCCAACTGGAGATCGGCAAACTCATGGAGGTGCTGGTGGAGCGCGAAAAGTTGGGCTCCACCGGCATCGGCGACGGCATCGCCATTCCCCACGGCAAGATGGTGGGCCTGGACACCTTGCTGCTTTCCTTCGGGCGCTCCCGGGCCGGGGTGGATTTCGACTCCCTGGACGGCAAACCGGCCCACTTGTTTTTCCTGGTGGTGGCTCCGGACAACAGCGCCGGCACCCACCTCAAGGCCCTGGCCCGCATCAGCCGCTTGCTCAAAAGCAACGCGGTGCGTCAACAGCTCATGGAAGCCTCCGACGCCCGCGAGATTTACGAAATCATAGAATCGCAGGACGAAGAATTTTAA
- the rapZ gene encoding RNase adapter RapZ, with product MTSVTNQVPARFLVITGLSGTGKSTVLKALEDLHYYAVDNLPVELLPSFVQLPLRHVGESFQAALVIDVRAHDFVEQFSPTFLRLLRQGYNLELLFLEASDETLIRRFSQTRRKHPLSGASGSVIDGLSSERKLLAPVKELANQVIDTSRFTVHALRQEIFNLYSQGGQLEPLQLNFITFGYKYGIPPEADLVMDVRFLDNPYFDDNLRHLDGRDPRVVDFVFQGHESEEFLKKFKDLLEFLIPAYIREGKTRLTVALGCTGGHHRSVAVAEWLARNISTPGVRSTLRHRDIAME from the coding sequence ATGACGAGCGTAACCAACCAAGTGCCTGCCCGCTTCTTGGTCATCACCGGCCTGTCCGGCACGGGCAAAAGCACCGTCCTGAAGGCCCTGGAAGACTTGCACTACTACGCGGTGGACAACCTGCCGGTGGAGTTGTTGCCCTCCTTTGTGCAGCTGCCGCTGCGCCACGTGGGCGAGAGCTTCCAGGCCGCCCTGGTCATCGATGTGCGCGCCCACGATTTCGTGGAGCAGTTCTCTCCCACTTTCCTACGGCTGCTCCGGCAGGGCTACAATCTGGAGCTGTTGTTCCTGGAGGCCAGCGACGAGACGCTGATCCGCCGCTTTTCCCAAACCCGGCGCAAGCATCCCCTTTCCGGGGCCTCGGGATCGGTGATCGATGGCTTGAGTAGTGAGCGCAAGTTGCTGGCTCCGGTCAAGGAGCTGGCCAACCAAGTCATCGATACCAGTCGTTTCACGGTGCACGCCCTGCGCCAGGAGATTTTCAATCTCTACAGCCAAGGCGGCCAACTGGAACCCTTGCAGCTCAACTTCATCACCTTTGGTTATAAATACGGCATCCCCCCGGAAGCCGATCTGGTGATGGACGTGCGCTTTTTGGATAACCCGTATTTTGACGATAACCTGCGCCACCTTGACGGCCGCGACCCGCGGGTGGTAGATTTTGTATTTCAAGGGCATGAGTCCGAGGAATTTCTCAAGAAGTTTAAGGATCTGCTGGAATTCCTCATCCCCGCCTACATAAGGGAGGGCAAAACCCGGTTGACGGTGGCGCTGGGTTGCACCGGGGGTCATCACCGCTCCGTGGCCGTGGCCGAGTGGCTGGCCCGCAACATTTCCACTCCCGGCGTACGCAGCACCCTTCGTCACCGCGACATTGCCATGGAATAG
- a CDS encoding PTS sugar transporter subunit IIA — MIGLVIITHARLGRELLSAAEFILGKVEQSASVSVESNTAADSLHARLEEAIAKVDSGQGVLILTDMFGGSPNNISLAFLEEGRREVVTGVNLPMLIKAATSREGTDLGRLAHTVCEAGRDSISAASELLST, encoded by the coding sequence TTGATTGGACTTGTCATAATCACCCACGCCCGTTTGGGCCGAGAGTTGTTGAGCGCGGCCGAGTTCATTCTGGGCAAGGTGGAGCAGTCGGCTTCGGTTTCGGTGGAATCCAACACCGCGGCCGACAGCCTGCACGCCCGTCTGGAAGAGGCCATCGCCAAGGTGGACTCCGGGCAAGGCGTCCTGATCCTCACCGACATGTTCGGCGGCTCGCCCAACAACATTTCCCTGGCCTTTTTGGAAGAAGGCCGCCGCGAGGTGGTGACCGGGGTCAACCTGCCCATGCTCATCAAGGCTGCCACCAGCCGCGAGGGAACCGACCTGGGCCGGCTGGCCCATACCGTGTGCGAGGCTGGACGTGACAGCATCTCCGCCGCCAGCGAGTTGCTCTCTACCTGA
- the rimI gene encoding ribosomal protein S18-alanine N-acetyltransferase has protein sequence MTAIERACFNNPWSRSLFVEEMCLPMSMDLVALTLGQVAGFCCVWVVGARAKVQNLAVHPAFQRRGLGRYLLLQALSQARDQGAVRAALEVRTGNLAALSLYYTLGFCLEGRRPGYYYPEGEDALVLGRDL, from the coding sequence GTGACGGCCATTGAAAGGGCCTGTTTCAACAATCCTTGGTCCCGCTCCCTGTTCGTGGAAGAAATGTGTTTGCCCATGTCCATGGACCTGGTAGCGCTGACCCTGGGCCAGGTTGCGGGGTTTTGCTGCGTGTGGGTTGTGGGCGCCAGGGCCAAGGTGCAAAACCTGGCGGTGCATCCGGCTTTCCAGCGCCGGGGCCTGGGGCGCTATCTGCTGCTCCAAGCCTTGTCCCAAGCTCGCGACCAGGGGGCCGTCCGGGCGGCCCTGGAGGTTCGCACCGGCAACCTTGCCGCATTATCCCTATATTATACCTTGGGTTTTTGCCTAGAGGGGCGACGTCCCGGCTACTATTATCCAGAGGGGGAAGACGCCCTGGTGCTGGGCCGCGATCTATAG
- the gap gene encoding type I glyceraldehyde-3-phosphate dehydrogenase, with amino-acid sequence MAVKVGINGFGRIGRLATRILGQGHPNLDLVSINARAETSQLAHLLKYDSVHRTYGGEVDFEGDFIIINGKRVTVTREAKPLECKWGNIGTDLVLETTGKFKLREHNQNHIDAGASKVVMGAPGTDPDITIVMGVNDHLYDPAAHHVISNASCTTNCLAPVAKVLNDSFGIEHGLMTTTHSYTMSQRILDGSSKDIRRARAAAMSMIPTTTGAAKAVTKVIPELVGKLDGFAIRVPTPDVSLVDLTCRLGTDVTAESVNAALRAAAEGPMKGVLKVTDVPLVSIDYTGSPYSSVVDAPLTQVIGQRMVKVLSWYDNEMGYASRLIDLADMVAKGLMEEMGK; translated from the coding sequence ATGGCGGTTAAAGTCGGCATAAACGGTTTCGGACGCATCGGGCGCCTGGCCACTCGCATTTTAGGCCAGGGACACCCCAATCTGGACCTGGTTTCCATCAACGCCAGGGCGGAAACTTCCCAGCTGGCCCACCTGTTGAAATATGACTCCGTGCATCGCACCTATGGCGGGGAGGTCGACTTCGAGGGCGACTTTATAATCATCAACGGCAAGCGGGTGACGGTTACCCGGGAAGCCAAACCGCTTGAGTGCAAGTGGGGCAACATCGGGACCGACCTGGTACTGGAAACCACCGGTAAGTTCAAGCTGCGCGAGCACAATCAGAACCACATCGACGCCGGCGCCAGCAAGGTGGTAATGGGCGCTCCGGGAACCGATCCGGACATAACCATCGTCATGGGGGTGAATGATCACCTGTACGACCCCGCCGCGCATCACGTGATTTCCAACGCTTCGTGCACCACCAACTGCTTGGCCCCGGTGGCCAAGGTGCTCAACGACAGCTTCGGCATCGAGCACGGTCTTATGACCACCACCCACTCCTACACCATGAGCCAACGCATCCTGGACGGCAGTTCCAAGGACATCCGCCGGGCCCGGGCCGCGGCCATGAGCATGATCCCCACCACCACCGGCGCCGCCAAGGCGGTGACCAAAGTCATCCCCGAACTCGTGGGCAAGCTGGACGGCTTCGCCATCCGGGTGCCCACCCCCGACGTGTCGCTGGTGGATCTTACCTGCCGCCTGGGCACCGACGTTACCGCGGAATCGGTCAACGCCGCCCTGCGCGCCGCGGCCGAGGGCCCCATGAAGGGGGTGCTCAAGGTCACCGACGTGCCACTGGTCTCCATAGACTACACCGGCTCCCCCTACTCCTCGGTGGTGGACGCACCCCTCACCCAGGTGATCGGCCAGCGCATGGTCAAGGTCCTGTCCTGGTACGACAACGAGATGGGCTATGCCTCGCGCCTGATCGATCTCGCGGATATGGTGGCCAAGGGTCTGATGGAGGAAATGGGCAAGTAA